One genomic window of Arachis stenosperma cultivar V10309 chromosome 10, arast.V10309.gnm1.PFL2, whole genome shotgun sequence includes the following:
- the LOC130955508 gene encoding uncharacterized protein LOC130955508 yields the protein MASSISHSRQSHLSLIHFTLLLLLFTPFSLSTTITQEQEEKQDEADTSITRFQRYLRINTAHPNPAYSSAVSYLISQAESLALRYQTLYFSPNKPLLLLTWQGTDPSLPSILLNSHLDSVPAEPSKWQHPPFSAFRRSHDGAIFARGAQDDKCIAMQYLEAIRNLKARGFTPSRSVHVSLVPDEEIGGADGAAKFVESKEFAELKVGFALDEGQASPGDEYRVFYADRSPWGLKIKARGQPGHGAWMYDGSAMENLMKSVEVINRFRESQFDVVKTGKALNSEVVSVNPVYLKAGLQSESGFVMNVQPSEAEAGFDLRLTPTTDPDEMRRRIASEWAPVIRNMSYELIEKGPIRDYLGRPLMTAINDSNPWWSVFKQAITSAGGKLSKPEILASTTDARFLRQKGIPVLGFSPMRNTPILLHDHNEHLRETVYLNGIEVYESLISSLSLFPEPSQP from the exons ATGGCCAGCTCCATTTCACACTCTCGCCAATCTCATCTCTCTCTCATCCACTTCActctcctccttctccttttCACACCCTTTTCCCTCTCCACAACTATAACCCAAGAGCAGGAAGAGAAACAAGATGAAGCAGATACCTCAATCACCCGCTTCCAACGCTACCTCCGAATCAACACCGCTCACCCCAACCCAGCCTACTCCTCCGCTGTCTCCTACCTCATCTCCCAAGCCGAATCCCTCGCCCTCCGCTACCAAACCCTCTACTTCTCCCCAAACAAGCCCCTCCTCCTTCTCACATGGCAAGGCACCGACCCTTCCCTCCCTTCCATCCTCCTCAACTCCCACCTCGACTCCGTCCCCGCCGAGCCCTCCAAATGGCAGCATCCTCCCTTCTCCGCCTTCCGCCGCTCCCACGACGGCGCCATCTTCGCCCGAGGCGCCCAGGATGACAAGTGCATCGCTATGCAGTACCTCGAGGCCATCCGCAACCTCAAGGCCCGCGGATTCACCCCCTCAAGATCCGTCCACGTGTCACTCGTCCCCGACGAAGAGATTGGAGGTGCCGACGGGGCTGCTAAGTTCGTCGAATCGAAGGAGTTCGCGGAGTTGAAGGTTGGATTTGCGCTCGACGAAGGGCAGGCGTCTCCTGGGGATGAGTACAGAGTGTTCTATGCCGATAGATCGCCGTGGGGGCTGAAGATTAAGGCGAGGGGGCAACCCGGACACGGGGCCTGGATGTATGATGGGAGCGCCATGGAGAATTTGATGAAGAGCGTTGAGGTTATCAACAGGTTTAGGGAGAGCCAGTTCGATGTTGTTAAGACTGGGAAAGCTTTGAATTCGGAAGTTGTTTCGGTTAATCCTGTTTATCTCAAGGCTGGGCTTCAATCAGAATCT GGGTTTGTGATGAATGTGCAACCTTCAGAAGCAGAGGCTGGTTTTGATCTCAGGTTGACCCCTACAACGGACCCTGATGAAATGAGGAGGAGAATCGCATCTGAATGGGCACCAGTTATTAGAAATATGTCGTATGAG TTAATTGAGAAAGGACCCATTAGAGACTACTTGGGACGGCCATTAATGACTGCAATTAATGATTCCAATCCATGGTGGTCAGTGTTCAAGCAAGCTATAACATCAGCTGGAGGAAAGCTTTCAAAGCCTGAAATTCTCGCTTCGACTACTGATGCCCGATTCCTTAGACAAAAAGGAATTCCAGTTCTTGGTTTCTCTCCAATGAGAAACACTCCCATCTTGCTCCATGACCACAACGAG CATCTACGAGAAACAGTGTACTTGAATGGTATAGAGGTATACGAGTCTCTGATAAGTTCCTTGAGTTTGTTTCCAGAACCATCACAACCTTAG